A section of the Felis catus isolate Fca126 chromosome B2, F.catus_Fca126_mat1.0, whole genome shotgun sequence genome encodes:
- the SAPCD1 gene encoding suppressor APC domain-containing protein 1 isoform X2, with protein MGSQGPGGLPLVQAPYTVLLLPLGTSRQDPGARSFFLWLQKMQALEREQDALWQGLELLEHGQAWFEGRLREAQQQQLHLGALDLHSEPGGPQLAQIQNMNICLQNLIQEKFSPHPSNQASSCATQDWKGRPRKQTAWQQQLSRQQKGGTQPKGETAQLGCPNMRRGPTRV; from the exons ATGGGGAGCCAGGGGCCCGGAGGGCTGCCCCTGGTACAGGCCCCCTACACAGTTCTGCTGCTGCCATTAGGGACAAGCCGCCAAGACCCAGGGGCCCGGAGCTTCTTCCTCTGG CTGCAGAAGATGCAGGCTCTGGAGAGGGAGCAGGACGCCCTGTGGCAGGGGCTGGAGCTGCTGGAGCATGGCCAGGCCTGGTTTGAGGGCCGTCTGAGGGAGGCACAGCAACAACAGCTGCATCTGGGGGCTCTTG ATTTACACTCAGAGCCTGGTGGCCCCCAGTTAGCCCAGATTCAAAATATGAACATCTGTTTGCAGAATCTAATTCAGGAGAAG ttCTCCCCACATCCCTCGAATCAGGCTAGTTCCTGTGCCACCCAGGACTGGAAGGGAAGGCCAAGGAAGCAGACGGCATGGCAGCAGCAG tTGTCAAGGCAGCAGAAAGGAGGCACTCAGCCCAAAGGGGAGACTGCTCAGCTGGGCTGCCCCAATATGCGGAGGGGCCCCACCCGTGTGTGA
- the SAPCD1 gene encoding suppressor APC domain-containing protein 1 isoform X1, which yields MGSQGPGGLPLVQAPYTVLLLPLGTSRQDPGARSFFLWLQKMQALEREQDALWQGLELLEHGQAWFEGRLREAQQQQLHLGALGENFLSDLHSEPGGPQLAQIQNMNICLQNLIQEKFSPHPSNQASSCATQDWKGRPRKQTAWQQQLSRQQKGGTQPKGETAQLGCPNMRRGPTRV from the exons ATGGGGAGCCAGGGGCCCGGAGGGCTGCCCCTGGTACAGGCCCCCTACACAGTTCTGCTGCTGCCATTAGGGACAAGCCGCCAAGACCCAGGGGCCCGGAGCTTCTTCCTCTGG CTGCAGAAGATGCAGGCTCTGGAGAGGGAGCAGGACGCCCTGTGGCAGGGGCTGGAGCTGCTGGAGCATGGCCAGGCCTGGTTTGAGGGCCGTCTGAGGGAGGCACAGCAACAACAGCTGCATCTGGGGGCTCTTGGTGAG aattttctatcaGATTTACACTCAGAGCCTGGTGGCCCCCAGTTAGCCCAGATTCAAAATATGAACATCTGTTTGCAGAATCTAATTCAGGAGAAG ttCTCCCCACATCCCTCGAATCAGGCTAGTTCCTGTGCCACCCAGGACTGGAAGGGAAGGCCAAGGAAGCAGACGGCATGGCAGCAGCAG tTGTCAAGGCAGCAGAAAGGAGGCACTCAGCCCAAAGGGGAGACTGCTCAGCTGGGCTGCCCCAATATGCGGAGGGGCCCCACCCGTGTGTGA